The following DNA comes from Neoarius graeffei isolate fNeoGra1 chromosome 25, fNeoGra1.pri, whole genome shotgun sequence.
tattcatcccccttggtgtttgtcctgttttgtcgcattacaagttggaattaaaatggatttttggacggttagcaccattcaatttacacaacatgcctacagctttcaaggtgcagattgttgttttattgcgacacaaacaataattgaaaaagatgaaaaaacagaaatctggagtgttgataagtattcacccccgttcatatgaaacccctaaataagagctggtccaaccaattcacttcataagtcacataattagttgattaagatccacctgtgtgcaatcaaaatgtcacttgatctgtcacatgctgtctatataaatcaacctgttctggaaggaccctaactctgcaacgctactaagcaagcaacatgaaaaccaaggagcactacaaacaggtcagagacaaagttgtgaagaagtatagatcagggttgggttataaaaaatatcccaaaatttgaatatcccagagagcaccattatagcaaaatgtaaaaaatatggcaccactacaaacctgacaagagaaggccatccaccaaaactcacagaccaggcaaggagggcattaatcagagatgcaacaaagacaccaacgataacgctgattgagctgcaaagatccacagtggagatgggagtacctgtccataggaccactttaagccatacactccacagactggagctttatggaagagtggccagaaaaaagtcattgcttaagaaacacatttggagtttgtccaacagcatgtggcagactccccaaaaacatggaagaagattctctggtcaaatgagagtaaaattgaactttttggccatcgtgggaaatgctactgtatgtgtggtacaaacccaacaccctgagaacaccattcctacagtgaagcatggtggtggtagcatcatgctgtggagatatttttcatctgcagggatagacaagctggtcaggactgaaggaaagatggatggcactaaatacagggcaattctggaggaaaacttgtttgagtcagccagaggtttcagactgggacgaaggttcacgttccagcaggccaatgactctaaacatactgctaaagctacactgaagtggtttaaagggaaacatttaaatgtcttggaatgacctagtcaaagcccagacctcaattcaattgagaatctgtggcataacttgaagattgccgtacaccaacgcaacccatctaacctgaaggggttggagcagttttgccttgtggaatgggcaaaaatcccagtggctcgatgtgctaagctaatagagacatactccaaaagacttgcagctgtaattgcagcaaaaggtggctctacaaagtattgactttggggtggggtggggtggggtggggtggggatgtaatacctatgcacactccagatttctaggttgttgttttttttcatcttaattattgtttgtgtcacaataaaacaacaatttttacatttaaagttgtaggcatgttatgtaaatcaaatggtgctaaccccccaaaaaatccattttaattccagcttataatgcgacaaaacaggacaaacacaaagggggatgaatacttttacaagacactgtattgCATCAGGTAGTGAATGTTGTTGCATAGCCTAACATGACTAATGAGGATGGAGTATGCATGTAAAGTAACCAataaatgaccaaaaaaaaaaagaccacaggCTATGAACATAATTGTACACAACAATTATGAGAatgagaaatctcatctcatctcattatctctagccgctttatccttctacagggtcgcaggcaagctggagcctatcccagctgactacaggcgaaaggcggggtacaccctggacaagtcgccaggtcatcacagggctgacacatagacacagacaaccattcatactcacacctacgttcaaattagagtcaccagttaacctaacctgcatgtctttggactgtgggggaaaccagagcacccggaggaaacccatgcagacacggggagaacatgcaaactccacacagaaaggcccttgccggccccggggctcgaacccaggaccttcttgctgtgaggcgacagcgctaaccactacaccaccgtgccgccccagaatgagaaatgaataagaaaatacttgcCAATGAAAAGGATATTGTACCAAATAGTAAAATTGTTGTACAGCATGAGTAGATGACGGTGATGAGATGCAAATAAAGTGACACATTTTCTGACAAATTACTTGATAAAAGATTTATGCAAGGCTTATGAATGAATTCTCAGTGTCTATAGCTACCTTTTACTTACCCTTTATGCTGAATCATTTTGTAAGTCAGCATAcctcatttcacctctcatcctctGGTGATCACACAACACACGCAAAAGCACATACACAGAGGAATATTTCTTTGGGGATTACTTTCCTCTACAAACAGCGTGTCAACAGAGCTTCAGTGCTCCTGTTCACTTTAGGTGCTCATCTGTTTAAAAATCCAATCATCTATCACACGGGAATAAggaataaaagcagaacaaataCAGGTTCTAGTTTTGATATGAATTAAATATTGAGGGAAAGGATATGGTAAAGAAATAACCGAACTGGAAATGAGTGGAAATGCATCACATTCTAGTTTCATCAGGTAAGAATCACATGTTTCTATAATGTTCTCCTGGTATGTTTTATTGTCAGATACAACTTACTTAACTGGCTCAATCTAATTTCCTATGTTCCTACATTAagtttgaagattttgatgtattTTCTCAATTAAGATTTAAAGTTTAGTAAACATTTGTAGGTACTGTAGTTGAATATGAAACAGAGACTCCACAGATAGCCCTGAATCCACAGTACGGGACTGCAAAGCAGGAGGTGAGATGGGGTGTGTGACTGTGATCGAGCCTGTGGTGGGTTTGCATGCCTTTGCTACGTTTATGACCTACCCGCTACTACAGCAGTATGTCTACAGAAGACTATGGGAACAGTTGAATGGTTCTCCATTCCCTATCAATATAAACCAGTCTCACTGCTCCAACAACTACACCAATCTGAGTATTCATCAGGTAGGATTCACACACAGCCCTAAGGCTTTCCCTGTCATCTAAAGATTACTTTGTCGCTTTGGAAACTTTTTTATATAGTATATCGGTAAAAGATGAACGGGGTTTGCACCGTTATACGGTCGACAGTATAACAACAGTACAACATTTTAGACATCAAAATAGACATATATAAAGAACAAGTAAATAAAAAGTTCAAATGGAAAGCCAacttaaagtggcattccaccattggatgtatttttttggcataaaatacaatatattttatgacaacatgactagacagagaaatcttttagcttcaaaatgatatatcaaacataattttttgacaacgacaagtatattaattttgcgaccaaagtcacctacccttttaatttccgcgtggtagtgaaacgtgatgtcatcggcaggttccccttcttgtgtaccacgtcacgtggcacatattatcagcaatggcggatagaacgcgataaaaataataccaataaatctagctaataccaataaatctagctaactgaaagattaactcaaaatttttcgcaatttttttggcccccatatacgaggagaaatgactctctcactttgggggtttcctggtctaaaaatagaccgacacgtggtacacaagaaggggaacctgccgatgacatcacgtttcactaccgcgcggaaattaaaagggtaggtgactttggtcgcaaaattaatatacttgtcattgtcaaaaaattatgtttgatatatcattttgaagctaaaagatttctctgtctagtcatgttgtcataaaatatattgtattttatgccaaaaaaatacatccaatggtggaatgccactttaagcAAAAATTCATGTCCAAGAACTGCTTACAAAATGGATAAACAACAGTTGTCAATGTAACAGGACATTTCAATGTAATATGgacatttcaaaacaaaaaaagttgAGTTTTTGTCACTTAATCTAATTTTAAAATCATTTAAATCCAAACAAACAAGGACAACGTGGTCGGATTTCATTTGAATAATTTTTAAGGCAAGACCGATAACACAAACctaaccatttatttatttatttatttaaatgcaaCTAAGAGTTCATGTTGAGACCATATGGATTAAATCATGTTAAAtgtttttccctttattttcatcatctttgtcttcAACCCATACCAAGCACTTTCAATCCATTTATTCTCTGAATGTTTACTCCAGAGTAATTCCTCTATATTATGTAAATATTATGTGTTCTTAggatatttaaaaaatacaaagCCAAAATTCCCTTGTTATTGTGCCCATATGAGCTCAGATTTAGAACCAGTTCTGCAAAGTGATTGTACACAGGCCCTTTTGGTGTTGTAATTATTAGTCACTTGATCTCTTTACAGTCTAAGCTAATCCAGTGCACTTGGTTGTGTCACAGGCTGTGCAGAGAGAGACGTCTCACTTCCTCATCCAGACTGAGCTGTCCTTCCTCTTTCCCAGTCTGGTCTCCTCACTGTTTCTGGTGTCATACAGTGACTCTCATGGCCGCAAGGTGGCGATGGTGCCTCCTTTGGTGGGCAGTCTTCTCTTCACATTCACTTACTTCATAGTGAGCAAATACTCTCTCAGCTTCAGCTACCTTCTGTGTGCTGCTTTCCTTGCTGGGCTTTTTGGGGGTACAAGCACTCTGATTGGAGGCTGTTTCTCTTACATTGCTGACTGCTGTGGAGAAGACTTGACtgagaagagaaaaagagagaagacTGTTCGAATGGCCCGTCTAGACATGGTTCTAGGTGTCCTGTCTGGTTTAGGCTCCCTTTGCACTGGGTTCTATATTCAAGCTGCTGGCTTCAGCTGGCCTTTCCTTTCAGCATCCATACTCCATCTGCTCACCCTTATTTATGTGCTGGGGATTCTGAAAGAGCCTCAGGGTCCTTCAGTACAAAATCTGACCCCTAACCAGAGTTCTTCAAGCCACAGGGCAGTTGCTGAGTCTCCTGATCTAGCCAGGCCTCAGGTCATGACCAGGCGCTTTCATGGAGTCTACCTGCTTTTTGCAGCTTCTACAAGGAGACGAAATGCAGTACTGCTGCTCATCCTGAGTGCCTTTGTCTTCTACAAGGTGATCAAAAAATAGCCAAGTAATCTCACTCTTAGTTTGGATTTCATGATTGATACACAAACCTCTATCATCCTTCACATAGTGTTTCAAACTATACCTTTCATACAGCAAAATAGTCAAAAGGGTGTAGAATTGAAATAAAGCAATTCCAatcaaatatactgtatatggcATCAAAATTAAAGTGTGGTGAAGTTAAATGAGCAAATGTAGTGTAGAGAATATTGAACACaccttttaaaataatttttattgtTGGTTAAGCTCCTAATTGCTTAGCATGAATCTCACATTCAAACAGTTTTATAATTTTCAATTATTGCCTCATTGGCTCAATCCAAGGGTAACACACAAAAATAGCAAGGTAGTGTTTTATTTATATGCTGCAAAATGTCATGCCAGTGTAAAAAATTGATTAATTTAGTACTTAATCTCACAGTTGTCATTATTGATAATAATTTGGCATtactttattgttttattgtttctGTAAATAGAGTTATTGCTGTTAGTATTGTTATTATTCCTCAGATGTCCAAATTAGGTGCCATGCCCATCTTTCTCCTGTATGAGCTGAATCCTCCGCTGTGTTGGAGTGAGGTACTCATTGGCTACGGATCTGCTCTTAACACTCTGATCTACCTGAGCAGTTTTGCTGGTGTGTCATTGCTGTCACGATGGTTGCCTGATGCTCACATCACCCTGCTTGGACTACTGAGTCTGGCCACTGGCTTCTTCATGGCCACCTTTGCCAAGACCACACTGCTTATGTTTCTGGGTGAGTTAAAGAAACTAGTGAGAGAGAAcggagatggatggatagatagatatcaTAAAAAACAAGTTTGAATCTTATTTGATGCTAACCAGTAAGGTTGATACACACACCAAGCTTATTACCTACAccaactttgttgaaggaggttatgtttttgcctccgggtttttttttaatgtgtgtttgtggggcggcacggtggtgtagtagttagcgctgtcgcctcacagcaagaaggtctgggtttgagccccgtggccgtcgagggcctttctgtgcagagtttgcatgttctccctgtatctacgtgggtttcctccgggtgctccggtttcccccacagtccaaagacatgcaggttaggttaactggtgactctaaattgaccgtaggtgtgaatgtgagtgtgaatggttgtctgtgtctatgtgtcagccctgtgatgacctggcgacttgtccagggtgtaccccgccttttgcctgtagtcagctgggataggcttcagcttgcctgcgaccctgtagaacaggataaagtggctagagataattacATGAgatgtgtgtttgtttatttgtctgcTCCCAACataacttaaaaagtagtgaatggattttgatgaaattttgaggaaagaagggtcatgagccaaggaacacctgattagattttgatgtaaatccgattatgtttgtggatccaggattattttgcctgttcccagtgtaactcaaaaagtaatgaatggattttgatgaaattttgaagaatggtgagccatgggctaaggaacggttgattagattttgatgctaaTCTAaagatgtggcttggcagaggtatgcactctaccaagtgtccttcagttttttttctgctgttgcTTCTGGTGTAAAACGTACTTACTGCTCCAGAAAAGCTGCCTGTACCCTTGTACcactggtttgtttgtttaaggAAACTCATAAGGTTTCCTTAATATTCTCATTTAGTTCCCCATTAGGTTAGGTTATGTTTTTGGGAGCCATTTAATAATGTTCTGGTTAACAAAGTGAACACTTTTCGAGAAATATTCTCTTCATATCTCAAAGTTCACCAAAGATTGTTTTAGAAATGTATTTTGCTGTATACAGGCTAATGGTCCAGGTATACATATTGGGCCTACCAATGGCCCATTTACATAGAGATGACAAGAGATAGAGGACTGTTTAAAATATTTCACCAGTCAAAAGGAAATGTGGATCAATAACTATTATGTACTACAGAAATGATTGACAAAATAAACaatccaacaattattatttaggCTATAGATAAATAATTTCACTGGTTTTATTTCAATGTAATATAAACTCTCAGTGGGCTTGCATACTCTCTCTATGGATCTGGGAACCAGTAGTTGTTAATTGAGTATCCCTGTTCAGGTTGCATACCCATTTAAATTTTGTTTTCCTGTTGCATTGGAAATAGTGCAGGTAAACTCATATCTTTGCTTCATACAGTCCTATTGATTCATATCTAATACATAAACTTAATTTAAAAAGCAGGTGGACAGTACAGAAAACTGTATCAAAGCATGAGAAATGCAGAAAGTGTGCAGCAGTAATGTGCTGTGTCCTTGCAGTGCGACTTCCTCTACTCCTGTCCATCATGCCTGCTCCTGTGATGCGCTCCATGATGTCCAAACTGGTGCTGAGCTCTGAACAAGGTAagagagttttgcatgttctccatgttccTGGTGGTTTCtttcaggttctccagtttcctcccactgttCAAAATCATGCAGATAGGTAGATGTTATGCTAAATTGCCCTGAGGGGCGAGTGAGTGTGCACATGGTGCCCTGTGAGGGACTGATGTCCGATCTGGGGTGAATTgtcccgccttacttccagtgttacaGGATTTGGTGCTTATGGTGGCCGAGAAAGGCCACAAAACTTCCCAATTAAGACAACACTTCCAAATTAAGACAACACTAGCAAATGCAGAAAACACATGCATCAACTCAGCGACGCATAGTTCCATCACAAAACATCTTGCAAATTGAGAAAACGATTGCAAGCATAGATAATATAAACAAATTTAACCTACAGCACATGCAACAATTTGATTTGAGAACATGTCTACTGCAAATTCAGACAACACATACAAAACAGAAACAGCCACAAAACAGTGGAAGTAGCCACAACACAAAGAGGGCTTTCCACCTACAGGACTGACCGACAGACCCTTCAGTGCTTTGCAGGATGACTCAATTTTATTTAGCTATTGCTTTGTTGGCTGGTATCAACAAGACATGGTCACAAAagacaaggccaaaaaccaacattTGATGCCTGTGATCTTTAGGCCCTcaagcgacactgcattaaaatcagacacaattctgtagtggaaatggctgcatgggctcaggaatactttcaaaaaccatcgtctgtgaacacagtttgtcactgcattcataaatgcaagttaaaaccagatataaccagaatccagaaacaccaccaccttctctgggcccaagctcatttatgatggactgaggcgaagtggaaaattgtcctgtggtctgacgaattgaaattttaaattctttttggaaatcatggacactatgTCCTCCagaccagtgttgtttttgttaacGATGACGATGACAAAATTATTTTGTTAACacacctttttttcatgactaaaacgagacagtgatgagctaaacataactctttgatcacgaaaatatgatgaGACATATCGgttttcgttgacgagacgagatgaaaatgttagtgggttggctataggactatcaaaatgcatggtgtTTCTTCCAGTGGTGCGTGcaatctgtctgccaaatgctgaaaatatcagcaatgcacctgcatcctgtccttgtttggtcacgc
Coding sequences within:
- the slc46a3 gene encoding lysosomal proton-coupled steroid conjugate and bile acid symporter SLC46A3; translation: MGCVTVIEPVVGLHAFATFMTYPLLQQYVYRRLWEQLNGSPFPININQSHCSNNYTNLSIHQAVQRETSHFLIQTELSFLFPSLVSSLFLVSYSDSHGRKVAMVPPLVGSLLFTFTYFIVSKYSLSFSYLLCAAFLAGLFGGTSTLIGGCFSYIADCCGEDLTEKRKREKTVRMARLDMVLGVLSGLGSLCTGFYIQAAGFSWPFLSASILHLLTLIYVLGILKEPQGPSVQNLTPNQSSSSHRAVAESPDLARPQVMTRRFHGVYLLFAASTRRRNAVLLLILSAFVFYKMSKLGAMPIFLLYELNPPLCWSEVLIGYGSALNTLIYLSSFAGVSLLSRWLPDAHITLLGLLSLATGFFMATFAKTTLLMFLVRLPLLLSIMPAPVMRSMMSKLVLSSEQGAVFACMAFVEMLSMGVAFPVFSSIYAATISWFPGFIFLLAAGFTLIPALLIGAMLWLRLDMEEESKILTSEDDNEDSTGPETLHQHN